A genomic stretch from Telopea speciosissima isolate NSW1024214 ecotype Mountain lineage chromosome 7, Tspe_v1, whole genome shotgun sequence includes:
- the LOC122667825 gene encoding zinc finger CCCH domain-containing protein 18, which yields MATAYEMMEENEIELNLGLSLGGCFMKSEKSLGIRQKSVSSSGVDEKFDKTEADLRSSVSPISGRVFGENKEVQIEGEVLDPQSKRKIQALRRQEARKKRAEKQKKGRVRDRDIVENEMDRSEQICKKAKVTDEEDQQDVNQASKQSQGPDSSSAFVPVVPMQYPFSHLQYIPFANGLPVPYAVPYWAAPPASASVGEEKNVFQMVACRAFQPFHAQNSNANLNCSRSSDSEQNGSKSGGLKQLQSSSGSLGSASSGVSDYQSTSHQGGCSSDTRSHSSRSASEQPQLHTMFVNNAQTEQSASSQPTESTQGIQEPEQKAEKLVFSNPFLTNPEKTEGKPITTTDNPPPPRSPTRAPRPPKESKGEANKPPKPPQHQPHKTQALPHMPCVSTTGNGPNGKTITGFLYRYNKTEVSIMCICHGSSFTPAEFVNHAGGTDVSNPLKHIVVVPSPF from the exons ATGGCGACTGCTTATGAGATGATGGAAGAAAACGAAATTGAGCTGAATTTGGGACTTTCACTGGGTGGTTGTTTCATGAAATCGGAGAAATCTTTGGGGATTCGGCAGAAATCTGTGTCGTCGTCTGGAGTCGACGAGAAATTCGACAAAACCGAAGCGGATCTCAGATCTAGCGTGTCTCCGATCTCCGGCCGAGTTTTTGgggaaaataaagaagtacaGATTGAAGGAGAGGTTTTGGATCCGCAGAGTAAGCGGAAGATTCAGGCGTTACGGCGTCAAGAGGCGAGGAAAAAGAGAGCAGAGAAGCAGAAGAAGGG GAGAGTACGAGATCGGGACATAGTTGAGAATGAAATGGATAGATCTGAACAGATCTGTAAAAAAGCTAAAGTTACCGATGAAGAAGACCAGCAAGATGTAAATCAAGCGTCGAAACAGAGTCAGGGCCCTGACTCTTCTTCTGCATTTGTTCCGGTTGTGCCTATGCAGTACCCTTTCTCGCATCTACAATACATTCCTTTTGCTAATGGGCTTCCAGTCCCTTATGCGGTGCCGTATTGGGCTGCTCCACCTGCTTCCGCCTCGGTTGGTGAAGAAAAGAATGTGTTTCAGATGGTTGCGTGTAGGGCTTTTCAGCCATTTCACGCACAGAACTCGAATGCCAATCTCAACTGTTCGAGGAGCAGTGATTCTGAGCAGAATGGAAGCAAAAGTGGTGGTCTGAAGCAATTGCAGTCCTCCAGTGGATCGCTAGGTAGTGCTTCTTCGGGGGTTTCTGATTATCAGAGCACATCACACCAAG GGGGTTGCAGCAGCGATACGAGAAGCCATTCAAGTCGATCCGCGTCAGAGCAGCCTCAACTTCATACCATGTTTGTGAACAATGCACAAACGGAGCAGAGTGCTTCATCTCAACCAACAGAATCCACCCAAGGCATTCAAGAACCAGAACAAAAAGCTGAGAAACTGGTTTTCTCAAATCCCTTCCTAACAAACCCAGAAAAAACTGAGGGAAAACCCATCACAACCACTGATAACCCACCTCCTCCTCGTTCTCCTACTCGAGCCCCTCGGCCACCCAAAGAATCCAAGGGGGAAGCTAACAAGCCTCCTAAGCCACCACAGCATCAACCCCATAAGACACAGGCCTTGCCTCACATGCCATGCGTATCCACAACTGGAAATGGCCCAAATGGGAAAACCATTACTGGGTTCTTGTACAGGTACAATAAAACCGAAGTTAGCATCATGTGCATCTGCCATGGAAGCTCCTTCACACCAGCCGAGTTCGTGAATCATGCAGGAGGCACAGATGTATCAAATCCATTGAAGCATATAGTTGTGGTCCCATCCCcattttga
- the LOC122669268 gene encoding ER lumen protein-retaining receptor erd-2.2-like: MGRRRSSPFNTLSVWIRRQSMKVKAFLAVMLMLCSFIALKLFVKDHSYFFIAAEAIHALGIMVLIYKLTTQKTCSGLSLKTQELTAIFLAVRLYCSFIFEADIHTLLDSLTLVSTLWVIYMMRFKLKSTYIKELDNLPLYYVVIPSAILALFIHPYVDHFRLNRMLWAFGVYAESVSVLPQLRLIQNAKMAEPFTAHYVFSLGVERFLGCAYWIIRVIETGGTYLYLIGAGYIWLLMMLLAEIIQTFILADFCYLYIKSVMEGQLLVRVSSPV, from the exons atgggaaggagaaggagctcTCCGTTTAACACACTGTCCGTATGGATTCGAAGGCAATCGATGAAGGTGAAGGCATTCCTGGCTGTAATGCTTATGCTCTGCTCTTTTATCGCTCTGAAGCTTTTCGTCAAAGATCACAGCTACTTCTTCATTGCTGCGGAAGCGATCCATGCACTGGGAATCATGGTTTTGATTTATAAGCTCACTACCCAGAAGACATGTTCTG GTCTTTCACTGAAGACTCAAGAGCTAACTGCTATATTCCTAGCTGTGAGACTATATTGCAGCTTTATATTTGAGGCAGACATTCACACTCTGCTTGATTCTTTAACACTCGTCTCTACTCTCTGGGTCATATACATGATGCGTTTCAAATTAAAATCTACCTATATCAAGGAACTTGACAACTTGCCATTATATTATGTG GTGATTCCTTCTGCAATCCTGGCACTGTTTATACATCCATATGTCGACCATTTCCGTTTGAATAGAATGCTTTGGGCTTTTGGTGTCTATGCTGAATCTGTGTCAGTGCTGCCTCAGCTTCGGTTGATTCAGAATGCAAAG ATGGCTGAACCATTTACAGCccattatgttttttctttgggtGTTGAACGATTCTTGGGTTGTGCTTACTGGATCATTCGG GTCATTGAGACTGGTGGAACATATCTATACTTGATAGGAGCTGGGTACATATGGCTACTGATGATGCTTCTAGCAGAAATCATTCAGACCTTTATCTTGGCTGATTTCTGTTACCTCTATATCAAGAG TGTCATGGAAGGCCAACTTTTGGTGAGGGTGTCTTCACCCGTATAG